One Janthinobacterium sp. TB1-E2 genomic region harbors:
- the mraY gene encoding phospho-N-acetylmuramoyl-pentapeptide-transferase, whose protein sequence is MLLWLAHYFQDDIGPLRVFNFITFRAVFATLTAILIGLCAGPAVIRMLTRMKVGQAVRTDGPQTHLKKHGTPTMGGVLILIAIGISTLLWADLSNRFIWPVLIVTLGFGAVGWADDYRKVVHQDPEGMRSREKYFWQSLIGIVAAFYLAFSVSVSEPDAGHVWNLIYAWVQSGFAMDLPPKADLIVPFFKTISYPLGVWGFIALTYCVIVGTSNAVNFTDGLDGLAIMPTVMVGTALGLFAYLTGNATYARYLFIPHIPGAGELVIFCGALAGSGLAFLWYNTHPAKVFMGDVGALALGGALGTIAVIVRQEIVLFIMGGIFVVETLSVIIQVVWFKYTKKRYGAGRRVFLMAPLHHHFEQKGWKETQVVVRFWIITMMLVLLGLTTLKLR, encoded by the coding sequence ATGCTGCTCTGGCTCGCTCATTATTTCCAGGACGACATTGGCCCACTGCGGGTCTTTAACTTCATCACGTTCCGCGCCGTCTTCGCCACCTTGACGGCGATTTTGATCGGCCTGTGCGCCGGTCCCGCCGTGATCCGCATGCTCACGCGCATGAAGGTCGGCCAGGCCGTGCGTACGGACGGCCCGCAAACGCATCTGAAAAAACACGGCACGCCCACCATGGGCGGTGTACTGATTCTCATCGCCATCGGCATTTCCACCCTGCTGTGGGCCGACCTGTCGAACCGCTTCATCTGGCCGGTCTTGATCGTCACCCTGGGCTTTGGCGCCGTCGGCTGGGCCGACGACTACCGCAAGGTGGTGCACCAGGATCCGGAAGGCATGCGCTCGCGCGAAAAATACTTCTGGCAGTCGCTGATCGGCATCGTCGCCGCGTTTTACCTGGCGTTTTCCGTCTCCGTGTCGGAGCCTGACGCGGGCCACGTGTGGAATCTGATCTACGCCTGGGTGCAGTCGGGCTTCGCCATGGACCTGCCGCCGAAGGCCGACCTGATCGTCCCGTTCTTCAAGACCATCAGCTATCCGCTGGGCGTGTGGGGCTTCATCGCGCTGACCTATTGCGTCATCGTCGGCACCAGCAACGCCGTCAATTTTACCGATGGTCTCGATGGCCTGGCCATCATGCCGACTGTAATGGTCGGCACGGCCCTGGGCCTGTTCGCCTACCTGACGGGTAACGCCACGTATGCGCGCTACCTGTTCATCCCGCACATCCCGGGCGCCGGCGAACTGGTGATCTTCTGCGGCGCGCTGGCCGGTTCCGGCCTGGCCTTCCTCTGGTATAACACGCACCCCGCGAAAGTGTTCATGGGCGACGTGGGCGCGCTGGCTCTGGGCGGCGCACTGGGCACCATCGCCGTCATCGTGCGCCAGGAAATCGTCCTGTTCATCATGGGCGGCATCTTCGTCGTCGAAACGCTGTCCGTGATCATCCAGGTCGTCTGGTTCAAGTACACGAAGAAGCGCTATGGCGCCGGCCGCCGCGTCTTCCTGATGGCGCCATTGCATCACCATTTTGAACAAAAAGGCTGGAAGGAGACGCAGGTTGTCGTGCGTTTCTGGATCATCACCATGATGCTGGTGCTGCTCGGCCTGACCACCTTGAAGCTGCGCTGA
- the murD gene encoding UDP-N-acetylmuramoyl-L-alanine--D-glutamate ligase, with translation MMYDAKTALVLGLGESGLAMALWLARSGALVRVADTRETPERLAVLQAAVPQAQFIAGAFTADLLDGVDFVAVSPGLAPGRELAHIAPAAAEKNIPVWGEIELFAQALAALKAERGYAPKVIAITGTNGKTTVTSLVGLLCERAGLATRVAGNISPAALDVLREVLDAEPAPQPVAEGEEAAEPVASSLPQAWILELSSFQLHTTFSLQADAATVLNLSQDHLDWHGDMATYAADKARIFGEQTVRILNRDDAAVMHMADPLAETITFGTGEPVDVDSFGLVNERGIFWLAQAVPSEEVIEKKRKKNDPAPEPVPTMAKKLMPADALKIRGQHNASNALAALALCRAIGLPFAPLLHGLREYQGEPHRVELITAVNEVEYYDDSKGTNVGATVAALFGLGKAFGGAEQRLVLIAGGDGKGQDFSPLAEPVSRYVRAVVLIGRDAPALRAALEPAGVDIVDCATLPEAVKRASSLALAGDAVLLSPACASLDMFKNYAHRAQVFVDAVRDIALENGQDI, from the coding sequence ATGATGTACGACGCTAAAACCGCACTGGTACTGGGCCTCGGCGAATCGGGGCTGGCCATGGCCCTGTGGCTGGCCCGCAGCGGTGCTTTAGTCCGCGTGGCAGATACAAGGGAAACCCCTGAGCGCCTGGCCGTGCTGCAGGCCGCCGTGCCGCAGGCGCAGTTCATCGCCGGCGCCTTCACGGCCGACCTGCTCGATGGCGTCGATTTCGTCGCCGTCAGCCCTGGCCTGGCGCCGGGCCGCGAACTGGCGCACATCGCGCCGGCCGCTGCTGAAAAAAATATCCCCGTGTGGGGCGAGATCGAACTGTTCGCACAGGCGCTGGCCGCCTTGAAGGCGGAACGCGGCTATGCGCCGAAAGTCATCGCCATCACGGGCACCAACGGCAAGACGACGGTGACCAGCCTGGTGGGCCTGCTGTGCGAGCGCGCGGGCCTGGCCACGCGCGTGGCCGGCAATATCAGCCCGGCCGCGCTCGACGTGCTGCGCGAAGTGCTTGACGCCGAACCGGCGCCGCAGCCTGTGGCTGAAGGAGAAGAAGCGGCGGAACCCGTCGCCAGCAGCTTGCCGCAAGCCTGGATCCTGGAATTGTCCAGCTTCCAGCTGCACACGACGTTCAGCCTGCAGGCCGATGCGGCCACGGTCTTGAACCTGTCGCAGGACCACCTGGACTGGCATGGCGACATGGCCACCTACGCAGCCGACAAGGCGCGCATCTTCGGCGAGCAGACCGTGCGTATATTGAACCGCGACGATGCGGCCGTCATGCACATGGCCGATCCGCTGGCCGAGACGATCACCTTCGGCACGGGCGAACCGGTGGACGTGGACAGCTTTGGCCTCGTCAATGAACGCGGCATCTTCTGGCTGGCGCAAGCCGTGCCCAGCGAAGAAGTGATCGAGAAAAAGCGCAAGAAGAACGATCCGGCACCGGAACCGGTGCCGACGATGGCGAAAAAACTGATGCCGGCCGACGCGCTGAAAATCCGCGGCCAGCACAATGCGTCGAATGCGCTGGCGGCGCTGGCCCTGTGCCGCGCCATCGGCTTGCCATTCGCGCCGCTGCTGCACGGCTTGCGCGAATACCAGGGCGAGCCGCACCGCGTGGAGCTGATCACGGCCGTCAATGAAGTCGAATACTACGACGACAGCAAGGGCACGAACGTGGGCGCGACGGTGGCGGCCCTGTTCGGCCTGGGCAAGGCGTTTGGCGGCGCGGAACAGCGTCTGGTGCTGATCGCCGGCGGCGACGGCAAGGGACAGGATTTCTCGCCGCTGGCCGAACCCGTGTCGCGCTACGTGCGCGCCGTGGTGCTGATCGGGCGCGATGCGCCTGCGCTGCGCGCGGCCCTCGAGCCGGCCGGCGTGGACATCGTCGACTGCGCCACCTTGCCGGAAGCCGTCAAGCGCGCCAGCAGCCTGGCGCTGGCCGGCGATGCCGTGCTGCTGTCGCCCGCGTGCGCCAGCCTGGACATGTTCAAGAACTATGCGCACCGCGCGCAGGTGTTTGTCGACGCCGTGCGCGACATCGCCCTGGAAAACGGACAGGATATCTGA
- the ftsW gene encoding putative lipid II flippase FtsW, giving the protein MAFQLPFSFGSGSAAKPLDSRARQSKMMDYDKPLVWVVLLLMLLGMVMVYSASISLSDARKFAAYTNNYFVVRQALFIGISIIVGALVFRIPVATWQKIAPWLFIGTLVLLVMVLIPGLGVSVNGGRRWLNLPGLRPQPSELMKVVMVLYAADYTVRKQEYMHKLTKGFMPMALAVSFVGLLLLMEPDLGAFGVIVCIAMGILFLGGVNAIWFGGIGAMLTAIFVTIIALSKFRRERFFAYLDPWQEDNALNKAYQLTHSLIAFGRGELFGVGLGGSVEKLHYLPEAHTDFLLAVIGEELGLVGVLIVIGMFYWIIKRAFDIGRQAIAIDQTFAGLTAKGIAIWIGVQTFINMGVNLGLLPTKGLTLPLMSYGGTGVLINCIGLAILLRIDYENRILMRGGRL; this is encoded by the coding sequence ATGGCCTTCCAACTGCCCTTCAGCTTTGGTTCCGGCTCGGCTGCCAAGCCGCTGGATAGCCGCGCGCGGCAGTCGAAGATGATGGACTACGACAAGCCGCTGGTGTGGGTGGTCCTGCTGCTCATGTTGCTGGGCATGGTGATGGTGTATTCGGCGTCGATCTCGCTGTCGGACGCGCGCAAGTTTGCCGCCTATACGAACAATTACTTTGTCGTGCGCCAGGCGCTGTTCATCGGTATTTCGATCATCGTTGGCGCGCTGGTGTTCCGCATCCCCGTCGCCACCTGGCAAAAGATCGCGCCGTGGCTGTTCATCGGCACCCTGGTGCTGCTGGTAATGGTGCTGATACCGGGCCTGGGCGTGTCGGTCAACGGCGGTCGCCGCTGGCTGAACCTGCCGGGCCTGCGGCCGCAGCCGTCCGAGCTGATGAAGGTGGTGATGGTGCTGTATGCGGCCGACTACACGGTGCGCAAGCAGGAATATATGCACAAGCTGACCAAGGGCTTCATGCCGATGGCGCTGGCCGTGAGCTTCGTCGGCTTGCTGCTGCTGATGGAGCCCGACCTGGGCGCCTTCGGCGTGATCGTCTGCATCGCCATGGGTATTTTGTTTCTGGGCGGCGTCAACGCCATCTGGTTCGGCGGCATCGGCGCCATGCTGACGGCGATCTTCGTCACCATCATCGCCTTGTCGAAATTCCGCCGCGAGCGGTTTTTTGCGTATCTCGATCCGTGGCAGGAAGACAATGCGCTGAACAAGGCTTACCAGCTGACGCATTCCTTGATCGCCTTCGGGCGCGGCGAACTGTTTGGCGTGGGCCTGGGCGGCAGCGTGGAAAAACTGCATTACCTGCCCGAAGCGCATACGGACTTCTTGCTGGCCGTGATCGGCGAGGAACTGGGCCTGGTTGGCGTGCTGATCGTGATCGGCATGTTCTACTGGATTATCAAGCGCGCGTTCGACATCGGCCGCCAGGCGATCGCCATCGACCAGACCTTTGCGGGCCTGACGGCGAAGGGCATCGCCATCTGGATCGGCGTGCAGACCTTCATCAACATGGGCGTGAACCTGGGCCTGCTGCCGACCAAGGGCCTGACCTTGCCCCTGATGAGTTATGGCGGCACGGGCGTACTGATTAACTGTATCGGCCTGGCGATTTTGCTGCGCATCGATTACGAAAACCGGATCCTCATGCGCGGAGGCCGGTTATGA
- the murG gene encoding undecaprenyldiphospho-muramoylpentapeptide beta-N-acetylglucosaminyltransferase, whose amino-acid sequence MNNVTNLKTTKRLMIMAAGTGGHIFPGLAIAQTMRARGWEVSWLGTTHGMEQDLVPKSGIPMDAIAFSGMRGKGLAHTVKGGFKMLASFFAIRRFIARRKPDVVMGMGGYVTVPGGLMARLKGVPLVLVNADAALLLSNKTLVPLAQQVCFGFPADFGSAAGKAVVTGNPVRAEILAMAPPALRFAGRSGPLRILVVGGSLGAKALNDNLPAALALMPEGERPLVTHQSGKKNIDALHAAYAQAGVQANVVDFIDDMAKAYTEADLVICRAGAITLSELTAAGVASVLVPLVASTTSHQRDNAQWMAKQGAAIHLPQTEMSAASLSTLLASLTRDTCQHMAQAALAAGKRDANEAIAHVLEKLA is encoded by the coding sequence ATGAACAACGTGACAAACTTGAAAACGACGAAAAGACTGATGATCATGGCGGCCGGCACCGGCGGCCATATCTTCCCGGGCCTGGCGATTGCGCAGACGATGCGCGCGCGCGGCTGGGAAGTGAGCTGGCTGGGCACGACCCACGGCATGGAGCAGGACCTGGTGCCGAAAAGCGGCATTCCCATGGACGCCATTGCGTTCTCGGGCATGCGCGGCAAGGGCCTGGCGCACACGGTCAAGGGCGGCTTCAAGATGCTGGCCAGCTTCTTTGCCATCCGCCGCTTCATCGCGCGCCGCAAGCCGGACGTGGTGATGGGCATGGGCGGCTACGTCACCGTGCCGGGCGGCCTGATGGCGCGCCTCAAGGGCGTGCCGCTGGTGCTGGTCAATGCCGACGCGGCGCTGCTGCTGTCGAACAAGACCCTGGTGCCGCTGGCGCAGCAGGTGTGCTTTGGTTTCCCTGCCGATTTCGGCAGCGCCGCCGGCAAGGCCGTCGTGACGGGCAATCCCGTGCGCGCCGAGATCCTCGCGATGGCGCCGCCGGCGCTTCGCTTCGCGGGCCGCAGCGGACCGCTGCGCATCCTCGTGGTGGGCGGCAGCCTGGGCGCGAAAGCGCTGAACGACAATCTGCCCGCCGCGCTGGCGCTGATGCCGGAGGGCGAACGCCCGCTGGTGACGCACCAGTCGGGCAAGAAGAATATCGACGCCCTGCATGCCGCGTATGCGCAGGCGGGCGTGCAAGCCAATGTGGTCGACTTCATCGACGACATGGCCAAGGCATATACCGAGGCCGACCTGGTGATTTGCCGCGCAGGCGCCATCACCCTGTCGGAATTGACGGCGGCCGGCGTGGCCAGCGTGCTCGTGCCGCTGGTGGCGTCGACCACCAGCCACCAGCGCGACAACGCGCAATGGATGGCAAAACAAGGCGCGGCGATTCATCTGCCGCAAACGGAAATGAGTGCGGCGTCGCTGAGCACATTGCTGGCGTCCTTGACGCGGGATACCTGCCAGCACATGGCGCAAGCGGCACTGGCAGCAGGCAAGCGCGACGCCAATGAGGCGATCGCACACGTATTGGAAAAACTGGCATGA
- the murC gene encoding UDP-N-acetylmuramate--L-alanine ligase, whose amino-acid sequence MKHKVNNIHFVGIGGSGMSGIAEVLVNLGYKVSGSDLGSNAATQRLASLGATVMLGHAAENIGDADAVVTSGAVPQDNPEVAAARARKIPLVPRAVMLGELMRLKRGIAIAGTHGKTTTTSLVASVLAQGGLDPTFVIGGRLTSAGANAKLGSGDYLVAEADESDASFLNLTPMIEVITNIDADHMDTYEHDFEKLKQAFVQFTHRLPFYGRAMLCIDDPHVRAIIPSVTKPVTTYGFAEDAQVRAINARAVGLEMHFTVLQEGYPDLDVVLNQPGMHNVQNACSAIAIAREIGIADSATQQGLAEFSGVGRRFTRYGDVALPNGGSFALVDDFGHHPVETEVTLAAARAAYPGRRLVLAFQPHRYSRTRDLFEDFVKVLGAPDVLLLSEVYAAGEAPIVAADGRALAHALRARGKIEPIFVESMKDMADTIMSVARDGDVVLTMGAGSISGIPQQLTTYPSNTVKA is encoded by the coding sequence GTGAAGCATAAAGTAAACAATATCCACTTTGTCGGCATTGGCGGCAGCGGCATGAGCGGCATCGCCGAAGTGCTGGTCAACCTCGGCTACAAGGTGTCGGGCTCCGACCTGGGCAGCAATGCGGCGACGCAGCGCCTGGCGAGCCTGGGCGCGACCGTCATGCTCGGCCACGCGGCCGAGAACATTGGCGACGCCGATGCGGTGGTCACGTCGGGCGCCGTCCCGCAAGACAATCCGGAAGTGGCGGCCGCGCGTGCGCGCAAGATCCCGCTGGTGCCGCGCGCAGTGATGCTGGGCGAGTTGATGCGTTTGAAACGCGGCATTGCGATTGCCGGCACCCACGGCAAGACGACGACGACCAGCCTGGTCGCTTCTGTGCTGGCGCAGGGCGGTCTCGATCCTACTTTTGTGATCGGCGGCCGCCTGACCAGCGCCGGCGCGAATGCCAAGCTGGGCTCGGGCGACTACCTGGTGGCCGAAGCCGATGAATCGGACGCCTCGTTCCTGAACCTGACGCCGATGATCGAAGTGATCACGAATATCGACGCCGATCACATGGACACCTACGAGCACGATTTCGAAAAGCTCAAGCAGGCCTTCGTGCAATTCACGCACCGCTTGCCTTTCTATGGCCGCGCCATGCTGTGCATCGACGATCCGCACGTGCGCGCCATCATCCCGTCCGTCACCAAGCCCGTCACCACCTACGGTTTCGCGGAAGACGCGCAAGTGCGCGCCATCAACGCACGCGCCGTGGGCCTGGAAATGCACTTTACCGTGCTGCAGGAAGGCTATCCGGACCTGGACGTGGTACTGAACCAGCCTGGCATGCACAATGTGCAGAATGCCTGTTCGGCGATCGCCATCGCGCGTGAAATCGGCATCGCCGACAGCGCCACGCAGCAAGGCCTGGCCGAGTTCTCCGGCGTGGGCCGCCGCTTCACGCGCTATGGCGACGTGGCGCTGCCGAACGGCGGCAGCTTCGCGCTGGTCGACGATTTCGGCCACCATCCGGTGGAAACGGAAGTGACCCTGGCCGCCGCGCGCGCCGCCTATCCTGGCCGCCGCCTCGTGCTGGCGTTCCAGCCGCACCGCTACAGCCGCACGCGCGACCTGTTCGAGGATTTCGTCAAGGTGCTGGGCGCGCCCGACGTGCTGCTCTTGTCGGAGGTGTATGCGGCGGGCGAAGCGCCCATCGTCGCCGCCGACGGCCGCGCCCTGGCGCATGCGCTGCGCGCGCGCGGCAAGATCGAACCGATTTTCGTCGAGTCCATGAAGGACATGGCCGACACCATCATGAGCGTGGCGCGCGACGGCGACGTCGTGCTGACCATGGGCGCGGGCTCCATCAGCGGCATCCCGCAACAACTGACTACGTATCCATCCAACACTGTAAAGGCCTGA
- a CDS encoding D-alanine--D-alanine ligase: MNQASAIDVKQLGKVGVLFGGSSAEREVSLMSGTGVLAALTSRGVDAHAFDTGERSLAELAAEKFDRVFIALHGRFGEDGSLQGALEQLGIPYTGSGVMACAVGMDKIYTKMIWLMHQLPTPKYAVLDDSSDLAKVAAELGLPLIVKPPHEGSSIGITTVNEASAFQAAYDIAAGLDDSVLAEEFVKGREFTVAILGKGATARALPPIEIVAPQGNYDYQNKYFTDDTQYFCPPQLDPAIVAEMERIAVAAYRALGCEGWGRVDVLMRAADSKLFLLEVNTSPGMTGHSLVPMAARAVGISYEDLCLEIVAGARLKMHKGQH; the protein is encoded by the coding sequence GTGAACCAAGCTTCAGCTATCGATGTAAAACAATTGGGCAAGGTTGGCGTCCTGTTCGGCGGCAGCTCGGCCGAGCGCGAAGTGTCGCTGATGTCCGGCACGGGCGTGCTGGCCGCGTTGACAAGCCGCGGCGTGGACGCGCATGCGTTCGACACGGGCGAACGCAGCCTGGCCGAACTGGCCGCTGAAAAATTCGACCGCGTCTTCATCGCGCTGCACGGCCGCTTCGGCGAAGACGGCAGCCTGCAGGGCGCGCTGGAACAGCTGGGCATTCCCTACACGGGCAGCGGCGTGATGGCTTGCGCGGTGGGCATGGACAAGATTTACACCAAGATGATCTGGCTGATGCATCAACTGCCTACGCCGAAGTACGCAGTGCTCGATGACAGCTCCGACCTGGCCAAGGTCGCCGCGGAACTGGGCTTGCCGCTGATCGTCAAGCCGCCGCATGAAGGTTCGAGCATCGGCATCACCACGGTCAACGAGGCATCGGCCTTCCAGGCTGCCTACGATATCGCCGCCGGCCTCGATGATTCCGTGCTGGCCGAGGAATTCGTCAAGGGCCGCGAGTTCACCGTCGCGATCCTGGGCAAGGGCGCCACGGCGCGCGCGCTGCCGCCGATCGAGATCGTCGCGCCGCAAGGCAATTACGATTACCAGAACAAGTACTTCACGGACGACACGCAGTATTTTTGCCCGCCGCAGCTGGACCCGGCAATCGTGGCGGAGATGGAACGCATCGCCGTGGCAGCCTACCGCGCCCTTGGTTGCGAAGGCTGGGGACGGGTGGACGTGCTGATGCGCGCGGCCGACAGCAAGCTGTTCCTGCTGGAAGTCAATACCTCGCCCGGCATGACGGGGCACTCGCTCGTGCCGATGGCGGCGCGCGCGGTGGGCATCAGCTATGAAGACCTGTGCCTGGAAATCGTCGCTGGCGCGCGTCTGAAAATGCACAAGGGACAGCACTGA
- a CDS encoding cell division protein FtsQ/DivIB, whose translation MWHDAKSLNTTANGLLAAVLVVCVAAGVWWVSQRPMFDLRTIKVESADDKGLRHVNYLTLRSGTLGRIKGNFFTTNLDSVRGVFELVPWVRRASVRREWPNQLIVALEEHEALGTWGEDGRLLSVKGDVFTANVAEAEDDHELPAFAGPDGSEKEVLATYVQLAKWFAPLKMVPETLSLSSRYAWTVKLNNGMSVALGREQNHTTLKARVDRLVGIYPQLASRLENIDTIDMRYQNGLALSSAGLVIPAEGKDGKPVIKKKNSSPIKKPA comes from the coding sequence ATGTGGCATGACGCTAAAAGCCTCAATACGACTGCCAACGGCTTGCTGGCCGCGGTTCTGGTCGTGTGCGTGGCCGCCGGCGTCTGGTGGGTGTCGCAGCGTCCCATGTTCGACCTGCGCACGATCAAGGTGGAAAGCGCGGACGACAAGGGCCTGCGCCACGTGAATTACCTGACCCTGCGCAGCGGCACTTTGGGCCGCATCAAGGGCAATTTTTTCACGACCAACCTCGATAGCGTGCGCGGCGTGTTCGAATTGGTGCCCTGGGTACGCCGTGCCAGCGTGCGGCGCGAGTGGCCGAACCAGCTGATCGTGGCGCTGGAAGAACACGAAGCGCTGGGCACCTGGGGCGAGGATGGACGCCTGCTGTCGGTCAAGGGCGACGTGTTTACGGCGAACGTGGCCGAAGCCGAAGACGACCATGAATTGCCTGCGTTTGCCGGTCCCGATGGCAGCGAAAAAGAAGTATTGGCCACCTACGTGCAGCTGGCAAAGTGGTTTGCGCCGCTGAAGATGGTGCCGGAAACCCTGTCGCTGTCGAGCCGCTATGCGTGGACCGTGAAACTGAATAACGGCATGAGCGTGGCGCTGGGACGCGAGCAGAATCATACGACCCTGAAGGCGCGGGTCGACCGGCTGGTGGGCATCTACCCGCAGCTGGCGAGCCGGCTGGAAAATATCGACACGATCGATATGCGCTACCAGAATGGCCTGGCGCTCAGTTCCGCCGGCCTGGTGATACCGGCCGAAGGCAAGGATGGCAAGCCAGTGATCAAGAAGAAAAACAGCAGTCCGATTAAAAAACCGGCTTAA
- the ftsA gene encoding cell division protein FtsA, with the protein MTKDAKNLIVGLDIGTSKVVAVVAEVMSDGRHEVIGLGQHESKGLKKGVVVNIEATVESIQRALEEAELMADCKIRNVYAGIAGSHIRSFNSSGMVAIKDKEVTATDVARVIETAKAVNIPTDQQLLHTVPQEFIVDSQEDVREPIGMSGIRLEVKVHIVTGAVSAVQNIVKCVRRCGLEVSDLILQPMASADAVLTPDEKELGVVLIDIGGGTTDVAVFSDGAIRHTAVIPIAGDQITNDIAMALRTPTAEAEEIKIRYGVAKQVLADPGESLEVPGLGDRGPRNLSRQALAAVIEPRVEELFAMVHQVVRESGYEGVLSSGIVLTGGTSIMPGMVEMAEDIFLKPARLGTPEYRGQLADVVRSPRYATVLGLLLEAKKQYLRGHIVTRQDGSVKAVWQRMKEWFLGNF; encoded by the coding sequence ATGACAAAAGACGCGAAAAACCTGATCGTCGGCCTCGACATCGGCACCTCGAAAGTGGTGGCGGTGGTAGCCGAAGTGATGTCCGACGGGCGCCACGAAGTGATCGGGCTGGGCCAGCACGAATCGAAGGGCCTGAAAAAGGGCGTGGTGGTCAATATCGAGGCCACGGTGGAGTCCATCCAGCGCGCGCTGGAAGAGGCCGAGCTGATGGCCGACTGCAAGATCCGCAATGTGTACGCGGGCATTGCGGGCAGCCATATCCGCAGCTTCAATTCCAGCGGCATGGTGGCCATCAAGGACAAGGAAGTGACGGCGACCGACGTGGCGCGCGTCATCGAGACGGCAAAAGCGGTTAACATTCCGACCGATCAGCAATTGCTGCACACGGTGCCGCAAGAGTTCATCGTCGACAGCCAGGAAGATGTGCGCGAGCCTATCGGCATGAGCGGCATCCGCCTGGAGGTGAAGGTGCATATCGTCACCGGCGCCGTGTCGGCGGTGCAGAACATCGTCAAGTGCGTGCGCCGCTGCGGCCTGGAAGTGTCGGACCTGATTCTGCAGCCGATGGCGTCCGCCGATGCCGTGCTCACGCCCGACGAGAAGGAACTGGGCGTGGTGCTGATCGACATCGGCGGCGGCACGACTGATGTGGCGGTATTCTCCGATGGCGCGATCCGCCATACGGCAGTCATTCCCATCGCCGGCGACCAGATCACCAACGACATCGCCATGGCCTTGCGTACCCCGACCGCGGAAGCGGAAGAAATCAAGATCCGCTATGGCGTGGCCAAGCAGGTCCTGGCCGACCCCGGCGAATCGCTGGAGGTGCCTGGCCTGGGCGACCGCGGCCCGCGCAACCTGTCGCGCCAGGCGCTGGCGGCAGTGATCGAGCCGCGCGTCGAGGAGCTGTTCGCCATGGTGCACCAGGTGGTGCGCGAATCCGGTTACGAAGGCGTGCTGTCGTCGGGCATCGTGCTCACGGGCGGCACGTCCATCATGCCCGGCATGGTGGAAATGGCGGAAGACATTTTCCTGAAACCGGCGCGCCTTGGCACGCCCGAGTATCGGGGCCAGCTGGCCGACGTGGTGCGCAGTCCGCGCTATGCCACGGTATTGGGCCTGCTGCTTGAGGCGAAGAAGCAATACCTGCGCGGCCACATCGTGACGCGTCAGGACGGCTCGGTGAAGGCAGTCTGGCAGCGCATGAAGGAATGGTTTTTAGGGAATTTTTAA
- the ftsZ gene encoding cell division protein FtsZ — protein MEFDMVDNTALGTVIKVVGVGGAGGNAVQHMINKGMSGVEFIAANTDAQALSTSKAHNIIQIGDTGLGAGMKPAVGRQLAEESRTRIADSLRGAHMVFIAAGMGGGTGTGAAPIVAEVAKELGALTVAVVSKPFSYEGQKCMDIADEGLEQLSLHVDSLIIILNEKLEEIYEDESMLEWMQHADDVLNNAVAGIAEIINVPGHINVDFNDVKTIMGEQGKAMMGTATASGVDRARIAAEQAVASPLLDGIDLSGARGVLVNVTASRGLKGKEIKEVMAAVRAFAAPDASIAQGIAYDDAMGDDIRVTVVATGLGRAKKNIQLVPQQVLRTGTHNSPLTPSAAMGSAQAATTTVGVATPAAGFDGMKAPAVWRRESASEQVRAMEKNGMETYDIPAFLRKQAD, from the coding sequence ATGGAGTTCGATATGGTCGATAACACAGCTTTAGGTACCGTCATCAAGGTCGTCGGCGTCGGCGGTGCGGGTGGCAATGCAGTCCAACACATGATCAACAAAGGCATGTCGGGCGTGGAATTCATTGCCGCCAACACCGACGCACAGGCCCTGTCGACATCGAAGGCCCACAACATCATCCAGATCGGCGATACCGGTCTGGGCGCAGGCATGAAGCCTGCCGTCGGCCGCCAGCTGGCCGAAGAGTCGCGCACGCGCATCGCCGATTCGCTGCGCGGCGCGCACATGGTCTTCATCGCCGCCGGCATGGGCGGCGGCACCGGTACGGGCGCCGCCCCCATAGTGGCCGAAGTGGCCAAGGAATTGGGCGCGCTGACGGTGGCCGTGGTCTCCAAGCCATTCTCGTACGAAGGCCAGAAGTGCATGGACATTGCCGACGAAGGCCTGGAGCAGCTGTCCCTGCACGTCGATTCGCTGATCATCATCCTCAATGAAAAACTGGAAGAGATCTACGAAGACGAAAGCATGCTGGAATGGATGCAGCACGCCGATGATGTGCTCAACAACGCGGTGGCCGGCATTGCCGAGATCATCAACGTGCCTGGCCATATCAACGTCGACTTCAACGACGTGAAAACCATCATGGGCGAGCAGGGCAAGGCCATGATGGGTACGGCGACGGCTTCCGGCGTCGACCGCGCGCGCATCGCCGCCGAACAGGCTGTCGCTTCGCCGCTGCTCGATGGCATCGATCTGTCCGGCGCGCGCGGCGTGCTGGTCAACGTCACGGCCAGCCGTGGCTTGAAAGGTAAAGAGATCAAGGAAGTCATGGCTGCCGTGCGCGCGTTTGCCGCGCCGGACGCGTCGATCGCGCAAGGTATCGCCTACGACGACGCCATGGGCGACGACATCCGCGTGACCGTGGTGGCCACGGGCCTGGGCCGCGCGAAGAAAAACATCCAGCTGGTACCGCAGCAAGTGCTGCGCACCGGTACCCACAACAGCCCGCTGACCCCGTCGGCTGCCATGGGTAGCGCGCAAGCGGCGACGACGACGGTGGGCGTGGCCACGCCGGCCGCCGGTTTCGACGGCATGAAGGCGCCTGCAGTATGGCGCCGCGAATCGGCTTCCGAGCAAGTGCGCGCGATGGAAAAGAATGGCATGGAGACGTACGACATTCCTGCTTTCCTGCGCAAGCAAGCGGATTAA